The Niallia alba genome includes a window with the following:
- the spoVS gene encoding stage V sporulation protein SpoVS produces MEILKVSAKSSPNSVAGALAGVLRERGGAEIQAIGAGALNQAVKAVAIARGFVAPSGVDLICIPAFTDIVIDGEERTAIKLIVEPR; encoded by the coding sequence ATGGAGATATTAAAGGTTTCAGCAAAGTCTAGTCCCAATTCTGTAGCTGGTGCGCTTGCAGGTGTTCTACGAGAAAGAGGTGGAGCAGAAATCCAGGCAATTGGTGCAGGTGCATTAAATCAAGCGGTTAAAGCAGTTGCTATCGCAAGAGGATTTGTAGCACCTAGCGGAGTGGATTTAATTTGTATCCCTGCCTTCACTGATATCGTTATTGACGGTGAGGAAAGAACAGCCATCAAGCTCATTGTGGAGCCTAGATAA